The Amaranthus tricolor cultivar Red isolate AtriRed21 chromosome 6, ASM2621246v1, whole genome shotgun sequence genome has a segment encoding these proteins:
- the LOC130815327 gene encoding probable small nuclear ribonucleoprotein F: MATVPVNPKPFLNNLTGKPVIVKLKWGMEYKGYLVSVDGYMNLQLANTEEYIEGQKTGDLGEILIRCNNVMYLRGVPEDEDIDDANQD, from the exons ATGGCG ACTGTTCCAGTTAACCCTAAACCTTTCCTAAATAACTTGACGGGAAAGCCTGTCATTGTAAAGTTGAAGTGGGGAATGGAATACAAAG GTTATCTTGTGTCAGTTGATGGCTACATGAACTTACAG CTGGCCAACACAGAAGAGTACATTGAAGGCCAAAAGACAGGTGATCTTGGGGAGATCCTTATCAG GTGCAACAACGTAATGTATCTTCGTGGAGTTCCCGAGGATGAGGACATAGATGATGCTAATCAAGACTGA